CAACTTTTAACCTGGGTTCCATCAATATTGCGTCCTGGAGAGAGTGAAGCTTCTGTTTCTTGGGAAATAGAATTATTTTTTAGAAAACATGGTGCAAATGAATTAGCTTTCCCAAGTATTGTTGCATCTGGAGGTAATGCAGCATTACCTCATGCTATTCCAAGTTCAGATACACAAATTGAGAGTGAAGAGTTAGTACTTGTGGATGTTGGTGCTAGGCTATATGATTATTGTTCGGATCAAACACGGACATTTTGGGTTGGAGATAATCCCTCTAAACGTTTTCAGCAAACATTAGCATTAGTACAGGAGGCACAGCATAGAGCTATTAAAGCTATTCAGCCTGGAGTGTTAGCAAAAGATGTGTATAACACAGTTTATACATTTTTTATAGAATATGGGGTAGAAAAAGCTTTTAAGCATAATCTTGGACATGGAGTTGGTCTTGAAGTGCATGAAGCACCCTCATTAGGGCCACGTAGTGAAACAATCCTTAAACCTGGGATGGTTATTACTGTTGAGCCAGGCTTATATTATCCTGAGTGGGGAGGAG
The sequence above is drawn from the Lawsonia intracellularis PHE/MN1-00 genome and encodes:
- a CDS encoding M24 family metallopeptidase: MDILLPFEKRREQLHKVMSERKLDGLLVYHAANRYYLSGFELHNPQCNESAGCLIILANGKDWLCTDSRYTEAAKRLWDEDFIYSYGHNIPEQLGLLINKILPKGSCIGFESKVLSVNFFEAFVEQLQDITPVSADGIVEDLRVIKDEQEVRLMEQSCLLNHQLLTWVPSILRPGESEASVSWEIELFFRKHGANELAFPSIVASGGNAALPHAIPSSDTQIESEELVLVDVGARLYDYCSDQTRTFWVGDNPSKRFQQTLALVQEAQHRAIKAIQPGVLAKDVYNTVYTFFIEYGVEKAFKHNLGHGVGLEVHEAPSLGPRSETILKPGMVITVEPGLYYPEWGGVRWEHMVLVTEDGAKVF